The genomic interval TGGTGCGCACACGGCTAGCTTTCCCCAACCCGTAGCGGATGTCTCGTTCAAGTTCCGCCGAGGTTGCATTCCCAGCCCCCGCCAACGCGCGGATCACCACGTGATGAGTGGGGGAGAGTAGCTCTGGTGATTTTTCTGCAATGCTTGCACAGATATGACGAAGCCGTCGGGAGGTGCGGTGACGAACCACCGCATTTCCGACGGCCTTAGAAACGACAAGGCCGAACCGCGGACCACCGAATGAGGCGACTTCGCCCTGTTTTTCGGTGCCATCCAACGATTCGGCACTATCCCACAGGTGCACAACGACAGTTTTACTGCCAGCGCGACGCCCTTTCCTCATCACCGTGCGAAATTGCATGGAAGAGTTCAGCTTATGTTGCGCTGGAAGCACTGTTGCTTACACCTTATTTATTGTGGTGACGCTAAAAAATTACGCGGTCAGCTTTGCGCGACCCTTGCGACGACGAGCCGCAACAATTGCACGACCTGCACGGGTACGCATACGAAGACGGAAACCGTGAACACGTGCACGACGACGGTTGTTCGGCTGGAACGTCCGCTTGCCCTTTGCCATGTGAAACACTCCTAAATATTTTGTTGACGGATCACCGGACACACCGGTTCTAGTGGACAAAGTGCGCGAAGATTTCCGCGCTAGCCCTATACCGGGGGAACGGATCACCCAACGTTGGATGATTTTTTTTGAGATTGCAGATTCGTGAATGAAACCGCAGCAACGCTTTATGGAAAGTGTTGCTCTCAAGCACATTCGTTGCGCCTGGAAATTTGACCAAGAGGTTTGGACAAAGATCCGGGAGTCACACGATGTGACAGACTGGTTTAGCTTACGGGAAAACGACCTGCGAAAACAAATCTGTCCTTTGGCAATTCGGCGGGGGCACCCGTAATTACAAAGCTGGCATTAAACACTGGTGAGAGGGCATATCGCCCGTCCAAACGCTTTTCGACGCCACCCTCCGGCAAACTCCACTCGGCAAAGAATTCACAGGGGTTGGACATGTGGATTGAACTGCGGGTAACAATGAAAATTGCACACAGCATCAACAGCCTGTGAAAACTTCAACCTGTGGATAACAGGTAATGTTCACCTTGAGATCAAGGGAAACATTCAAATAACTGCAGGTGAGAGCGAATTTGAGGTTGATGCACATTTTCCACAGGTAGTGCGCTATCCTGTGGATAAACGTTTTTGGGAAAAGTTATCCACAGCTGTGGACAACATTGTGGAAACAATGGTTATGGGCGTTTTTCGATGTGAATGGAGCTGTAGAAACATCGAGAACGCCCACGTGGATAACAAAGCGGAATTTTGCCCTGCTTTTTAGCTTCTCCGCCACCCTTCATCCACGGCTGAATAAAATTATTTTTCGATAGTTTCGCCAAAAGGAGATACCTAACATA from Corynebacterium glutamicum ATCC 13032 carries:
- the rnpA gene encoding ribonuclease P protein component, whose amino-acid sequence is MLPAQHKLNSSMQFRTVMRKGRRAGSKTVVVHLWDSAESLDGTEKQGEVASFGGPRFGLVVSKAVGNAVVRHRTSRRLRHICASIAEKSPELLSPTHHVVIRALAGAGNATSAELERDIRYGLGKASRVRTNK
- the rpmH gene encoding 50S ribosomal protein L34 codes for the protein MAKGKRTFQPNNRRRARVHGFRLRMRTRAGRAIVAARRRKGRAKLTA